In one Vanacampus margaritifer isolate UIUO_Vmar chromosome 11, RoL_Vmar_1.0, whole genome shotgun sequence genomic region, the following are encoded:
- the cldn10l2 gene encoding claudin 10-like 2 isoform X1: MRKRLIQVCGFLISTLGWLFVLCTMAMDFWRISQLGGQGGSFIIKVAWYWSNLWKDCFTDSTAVTNCRDFPVLWSVTPFVQGVRGLLMCGLTLGFFAAILCFLGMDCTYLGGDEQSKDKMLFAGAVLHFVGGVSDIAAYCLYINRVARNTFAPNLAPGLLRYDLGPPIFLGLVGSFFILLGALFYAATVFRVVIPKSQVIYAYRGGTYVDPRLRGRSMYTGYYRPNRLYGTYYGSARSSNSKISKLSATTPEKFSARDAFV; this comes from the exons ATGCGTAAACGTCTGATCCAAGTGTGCGGCTTCCTGATTTCCACGCTGGGCTGGCTTTTTGTGCTGTGCACCATGGCCATGGACTTTTGGAGGATCTCCCAGCTGGGAGGTCAGGGTGGCTCGTTCATCATCAAGGTGGCCTGGTACTGGTCCAACCTGTGGAAGGACTGCTTCACTGACTCCACGGCCGTCACCAACTGCAGAGACTTCCCGGTGCTCTGGAGTGTCACGC CGTTTGTCCAGGGCGTGCGAGGCTTGCTGATGTGCGGCCTGACTCTGGGCTTcttcgccgccatcttgtgcTTCCTGGGTATGGACTGCACTTATCTCGGCGGAGACGAGCAAAGCAAGGACAAGATGCTTTTTGCCGGCGCAGTGTTGCATTTTGTGGGTG GAGTGTCTGATATTGCAGCCTACTGCTTATATATCAACAGGGTTGCCAGGAACACCTTTGCTCCCAACTTAGCACCTGGACTCTTACG CTACGACTTAGGTCCTCCCATATTTCTCGGATTGGTTGGAAGTTTTTTCATCCTTTTAGGAGCTCTCTTTTACGCAGCTACAGTCTTCAGAGTAGTCATACCCAAAag TCAAGTGATCTATGCCTACAGAGGGGGTACGTACGTGGACCCTCGCTTGCGAGGAAGAAGCATGTACACCGGCTACTACAGACCCAACAGGCTCTACGGAACTTACTACGGCTCGGCAAGATCCAGCAACTCCAAAATATCCAAACTCTCTGCGACGACACCAGAAAAGTTTTCTGCAAGGGACGCTTTTGTGTAA
- the LOC144060845 gene encoding claudin-10-like, which translates to MGYRTVVMYMEIGCFVVCVSGWILVCSTMPTEIWTWSEVGSIVLTTSNYFSNLWKDCVSDSTGVSDCKGIPSLLALNWDIHMCRALIITAIILAFFGSVLVMVGMKCTKIGGSELAKARVTFAGGMNYLFAGLCSMTSFSYYGNKIRAEFQNPNYREQKFEIGVGVFIGWGGSTLLVVGGLIYSIFAGREGCQSSYEADPAYMFPDPYTTVPAQKKVAISDVSESRKAPSSRTSRGTTSSSGGSRSSSGASGISGSAVTSSTRTSAGNAYV; encoded by the exons ATGGGTTACAGGACGGTGGTGATGTACATGGAGATCGGCTGCTTCGTGGTGTGCGTGTCTGGATGGATCCTGGTGTGTTCCACCATGCCCACTGAGATCTGGACCTGGTCTGAGGTGGGCAGCATTGTCCTGACCACCTCGAATTACTTCTCCAACTTGTGGAAGGACTGTGTGTCCGATTCCACGGGTGTGTCCGACTGCAAGGGCATCCCGTCCTTGCTTGCACTCAACT GGGACATTCACATGTGCCGCGCCCTCATCATCACCGCCATCATCCTGGCGTTCTTCGGCTCGGTCCTGGTCATGGTGGGAATGAAGTGCACCAAGATTGGCGGCTCGGAGTTGGCCAAGGCCAGAGTGACTTTTGCTGGGGGGATGAATTACCTCTTTGCTG GATTGTGTTCTATGACTTCTTTCTCCTATTATGGCAACAAAATAAGAGCAGAATTCCAGAATCCTAACTACAGAGAACAAAA GTTTGAAATCGGTGTTGGCGTGTTTATCGGCTGGGGAGGCTCAACCTTACTGGTGGTTGGAGgtcttatttacagtatttttgcaGGGAGGGAAGGCTGCCAATCAAG TTATGAGGCAGACCCCGCCTACATGTTCCCTGACCCCTACACAACCGTGCCTGCACAGAAGAAGGTGGCTATCTCAGATGTGAGTGAGAGCAGGAAAGCACCGAGTAGTCGTACTAGTCGTGGAACTACTAGTAGTAGTGGtggtagtagaagtagtagtggAGCCAGTGGCATCAGCGGCTCTGCAGTGACCAGCAGCACCAGAACATCTGCAGGAAATGCATACGTCTGA
- the cldn10l2 gene encoding claudin 10-like 2 isoform X2: MRKRLIQVCGFLISTLGWLFVLCTMAMDFWRISQLGGQGGSFIIKVAWYWSNLWKDCFTDSTAVTNCRDFPVLWSVTPFVQGVRGLLMCGLTLGFFAAILCFLGMDCTYLGGDEQSKDKMLFAGAVLHFVGGVSDIAAYCLYINRVARNTFAPNLAPGLLRYDLGPPIFLGLVGSFFILLGALFYAATVFRVVIPKRGGTYVDPRLRGRSMYTGYYRPNRLYGTYYGSARSSNSKISKLSATTPEKFSARDAFV; this comes from the exons ATGCGTAAACGTCTGATCCAAGTGTGCGGCTTCCTGATTTCCACGCTGGGCTGGCTTTTTGTGCTGTGCACCATGGCCATGGACTTTTGGAGGATCTCCCAGCTGGGAGGTCAGGGTGGCTCGTTCATCATCAAGGTGGCCTGGTACTGGTCCAACCTGTGGAAGGACTGCTTCACTGACTCCACGGCCGTCACCAACTGCAGAGACTTCCCGGTGCTCTGGAGTGTCACGC CGTTTGTCCAGGGCGTGCGAGGCTTGCTGATGTGCGGCCTGACTCTGGGCTTcttcgccgccatcttgtgcTTCCTGGGTATGGACTGCACTTATCTCGGCGGAGACGAGCAAAGCAAGGACAAGATGCTTTTTGCCGGCGCAGTGTTGCATTTTGTGGGTG GAGTGTCTGATATTGCAGCCTACTGCTTATATATCAACAGGGTTGCCAGGAACACCTTTGCTCCCAACTTAGCACCTGGACTCTTACG CTACGACTTAGGTCCTCCCATATTTCTCGGATTGGTTGGAAGTTTTTTCATCCTTTTAGGAGCTCTCTTTTACGCAGCTACAGTCTTCAGAGTAGTCATACCCAAAag AGGGGGTACGTACGTGGACCCTCGCTTGCGAGGAAGAAGCATGTACACCGGCTACTACAGACCCAACAGGCTCTACGGAACTTACTACGGCTCGGCAAGATCCAGCAACTCCAAAATATCCAAACTCTCTGCGACGACACCAGAAAAGTTTTCTGCAAGGGACGCTTTTGTGTAA